CCGTTTTTCGGCTTCCTTATGCCATTCCTCTGAATAGCCGTCTCCGTTGAAGACGATGGCTTCGTGCTCGGTGATGACTTTTTTGAGCAGAGCCTGGACGGCGTTGTTCAGCTTCCCGGGATCGCCCTTGGTGGCCTTTTCCAGTTCCGTGGCCATGTAGTCCAGGGACTCGGACATCATCGTGTTCAGGGCCACCTGCGGCCCGGCGATGGACTGGGCAGAGCCCACGGCGCGGAATTCGAAGCGGTTGCCGGTAAAGGCGAAGGGGCTGGTCCGGTTGCGGTCGCCAGGGTCCATGGGCAGCGGCGGCAGGGTGTCCACGCCCACTGTGAGGGCATCTTTCTTCTTGCTCCCTCGTACGGCCCCGGCCTTGATCTGGTCAAACACGTCGGTCAGTTGCGCGCCCAGGTAGACGGACATGATCGCCGGAGGAGCCTCGTTGGCGCCGAGGCGATGGTCGTTGGAAGCCGTGGCTACGGTGGCCCGCAACAACGCACCGAACTTGTGCACGGCTCGGATGGCCGCGGCGCAGAAGATCAGGAACTGGGCGTTTTCATGGGGCGTTTCGCCCGGATCGAACAGACTGCCCAGTTCGGCGTTGCCGATGGAGTAGTTCAAGTGCTTTCCGGAGCCGTTGATCCCGGCGAACGGCTTTTCGTGCAGCAGGCATTCCATGCCGTAGCGCTTGGCGACGTTGCGCAGCACGGTCATCACCAATTGGTTGTGGTCCGTGGCCAGGTTGCCGGCCTCGAAAATCGGTGCGATTTCATACTGTCCGGGAGCGACTTCGTTGTGCCGGGTCTTTACGGGCACGCCCAGCTTGTACAGTTCTCGGTCCACTTCCATCATGAAAGATAGGACGCGGCGCGGAATGGCTCCGAAGTACTGATCTTCGAACTCCTGGCCCTTGGCCGGTTTGGCACCGAACAGGCTGCGACCGGCGATGAGCAGGTCGGGGCGGGTGAAGACGAAGTTGCGGTCGATCAGGAAGTATTCCTGTTCCGGCCCAGCATAGGAGGTCACCGGGAGCTTGGTCTCCACGCCGAACAGGCCGAGCACTCGCTTGGCCTGCTTGTTCAGGGCCTGCAAGGAACGTAGAAGCGGCGTCTTTTTGTCCAGGGCCTCGCCTGTCCAGGAGACGAAGGCCGTGGGAATGCAGAGGAAGGTTCCGTTGGGGTTTTCCAGGATGTAGGCCGGACTGGTCACGTCCCAAGCCGTGTAGCCGCGGGCTTCGAAGGTGGTCCGCAAACCGCCGGAGGGAAAGCTGGAAGCGTCCGGCTCGCCCTGAATCAGCAGCTTGCCGCTGAACTGGGCCAGTGCCCCGCCGTTGCCGTCCGGGACCAGGAAGGCGTCGTGCTTTTCCGCGGTCAGACCGGTCAACGGGTAGAATACGTGAGTGAAATGGGTGGCCCCTTTCTCAATGGCCCAATCCTTCATGGCGTTGGCCACGATGTCCGCTAGGGCCGGGTCCAGCTTTTCGCCATACTCAATGGTTTTCTTCAGGGACTTGTAGGCATCAGAAGGCAGACGTTCCTTCATCACCTTGTCGTTGAAGACGTTGCAGCCGAAAAGATCCGTGGGCTTGGTTTCCGCAAAGTTCAACGGTGCCTCGGAGGGCGCGTAATTGGTGACCGCTGAAATGGCGTTCAGACGTGACTGGATTCCGCTCATGAAAATTCTCCTTTGTAGCTCTTCTCGTGTTGACAAATATCCGGCCTCAAGAAATGAAGACCTTGCAACCTGACGTTCTGTTCGGAATCGCCCCCTCTTGTTTCGCCAAGGGCTTTCCAATTTGCTTGGTTTATAGCAAAAGGTGTTCCAAAAATTTTTTTTAGATATTCCAGGGTATTGAATCTCTAGTACGCAATGAGGTCTTTCATTTTTGTATTCTTTTGGCTTTGTTATTTGTCATTTTAGGTCAATTTATTACATTTTTGTTTAAAATATTTTTGTGGGCAGCGCCGACTTTTCCGAAGGGAGGAACCATCATGACCCAGACCATATCCGCCTTGACCAAAAACAAACCCGGAGTTTTGGCCGACATGGCCCAGGCCATCCGTAAACACAACGTGAACATCCGCAGCATCTCCGCCGGAGAGACCGAGGATCCGGACATCTCCCGGCTGACCATCGGCCTGGACGGCACCGACGAGGACGTTCAGCGGATCACCGAGGACATGGCAGCGATGGACGTGATCATCGGCATGGACGATCTGCGGCGCAAGGAATTCGTGGACCGGGAGCTGGTTCTGGTCAAAGTGGCCATGGACCCGGCCAACACCACCCAGATCATGCAGATTTTCGAGGTGTTCCGGGCCAACGTGGTGGGCATGGGCAGGCAAACCATCACCGTGGAGATGAGCGGGGACCGGGAGCGGGTGGAAGGGTTGATCAACATGCTCAAGCCTCATGGCATCAAGAGCCTGTGCCGCTCCGGGATGATCGCCCTCAAGCGAGGGGACGAATGAGACCTCTTGCCGCCGCTTCGCTGACGATCCTCCGCGACAGCCGATACCTTCGACGCCCATGACCATCACTTCCCTCGACGATTTGATCCGCTCGGCGGCCACGGCTGACCAAAGCCCGAAGTTGGCCATTGCCCGTTCCGGAGACGCCTTTGTCCTGGAGGCCGCGATGCAGGCCTATGCCGCCGGGGTGGTGGAGCCCGTGCTCATCGGCGACATGGACGCCACCCGGCGCATTGCCGAGGATCTGGGCGCGGACATCTCGGACTTGCGCGGCGTTCACCTTCCGGACGACGAGGCCGCGGTGCGGGAGGCCGTCCGGATGTTCCGAGAGGGCGAGGCCGCGCTGATCATGAAGGGCGCGGTTTCCACGAGTACGCTGCTCAAGGCCGTGCTGGACAAGACCAACGGCGTTCCGCCCCAAGGTATTCTCAGCCATGTCACGGTGTTTGAGAACCCTCATTCCGGCAAGCTGATGCTGCTCAGCGATGCCGCGGTGAACATCCGCCCCAACTTGCAGCGCAAGGTGGAAATTCTGCGTAACGCCCTGATCGTGGCCCGGACCCTGGGGATTGCGGCCCCGAGGGCGGCGGTTCTCGCGGCCACGGAAAAAGTCAACTACCCGGCCATGCCCTCTACGCTGGACGCGGACCTCATCGCCCGCATGGGCCGGGAAGGCACCTTTGGGGACGCCCACGTGGCCGGTCCCATGGCCCTGGACTTGGCTCTGTCCGCCAAGGCCGCGGCCAGCAAACGCTTTCACAACGCAGTCGCCGGTCAGGCCGATATCCTGATCACCCCGGACATCGAAAGCGGCAACGTGCTCTATAAATGCCTGAACACCCTGCTCGGTCTGGACGTGGCCGGAGTCGTGGTGGGCAGTTCCGTGCCCATCGTCGTTCCCTCCCGCGGCGACTCCCCCCGGTCCAAGCTGCTTTCCATGGCCTTGGCGGTCTACCTGGCAACG
This genomic window from Desulfonatronum sp. SC1 contains:
- a CDS encoding phosphate acyltransferase, translating into MTITSLDDLIRSAATADQSPKLAIARSGDAFVLEAAMQAYAAGVVEPVLIGDMDATRRIAEDLGADISDLRGVHLPDDEAAVREAVRMFREGEAALIMKGAVSTSTLLKAVLDKTNGVPPQGILSHVTVFENPHSGKLMLLSDAAVNIRPNLQRKVEILRNALIVARTLGIAAPRAAVLAATEKVNYPAMPSTLDADLIARMGREGTFGDAHVAGPMALDLALSAKAAASKRFHNAVAGQADILITPDIESGNVLYKCLNTLLGLDVAGVVVGSSVPIVVPSRGDSPRSKLLSMALAVYLATRE
- a CDS encoding glutamine synthetase III → MSGIQSRLNAISAVTNYAPSEAPLNFAETKPTDLFGCNVFNDKVMKERLPSDAYKSLKKTIEYGEKLDPALADIVANAMKDWAIEKGATHFTHVFYPLTGLTAEKHDAFLVPDGNGGALAQFSGKLLIQGEPDASSFPSGGLRTTFEARGYTAWDVTSPAYILENPNGTFLCIPTAFVSWTGEALDKKTPLLRSLQALNKQAKRVLGLFGVETKLPVTSYAGPEQEYFLIDRNFVFTRPDLLIAGRSLFGAKPAKGQEFEDQYFGAIPRRVLSFMMEVDRELYKLGVPVKTRHNEVAPGQYEIAPIFEAGNLATDHNQLVMTVLRNVAKRYGMECLLHEKPFAGINGSGKHLNYSIGNAELGSLFDPGETPHENAQFLIFCAAAIRAVHKFGALLRATVATASNDHRLGANEAPPAIMSVYLGAQLTDVFDQIKAGAVRGSKKKDALTVGVDTLPPLPMDPGDRNRTSPFAFTGNRFEFRAVGSAQSIAGPQVALNTMMSESLDYMATELEKATKGDPGKLNNAVQALLKKVITEHEAIVFNGDGYSEEWHKEAEKRGLPNLKTTPEALPEITSKPVIELFKTYGVLSEAELHSRQEIYLEQYSKTINTEANLAIRLAKTVIFPAAMRYQGELATTCANLKAIGHDVKMITLEDVTAKLRTLQKAVGELEGLLEKVPHGDTLKEAKYFCEKVLPAINTVREWADSLETVVADDLWALPSYQEMLFIK
- the ilvN gene encoding acetolactate synthase small subunit; translated protein: MTQTISALTKNKPGVLADMAQAIRKHNVNIRSISAGETEDPDISRLTIGLDGTDEDVQRITEDMAAMDVIIGMDDLRRKEFVDRELVLVKVAMDPANTTQIMQIFEVFRANVVGMGRQTITVEMSGDRERVEGLINMLKPHGIKSLCRSGMIALKRGDE